The sequence CATTGTTCACAAAAAAAGGGGAACCCACAGTTGTTATTTTATTGCACATGAGtttaaactaaaaagaaagacttctgaaaataaaacattcctcCCTCTCGTACAGTAAACTGAAGAAATAAGCATTTACAGCTAAAATTAAAGTCatttgatgaattttgcaacattaacactCTTATTacactgtttattactgtgaagctgctttgaatctgtattgtataatgtgctatataaatttAGCTTGTTTCTATTCATAATTGTACATTAATCTGTTGTTTTTCCACAGTTCCACCAAGTCACCATCATTCATTACTAATGAATCTCCATTGTCACTTAGGCTTTTAATAATAAACACGATGTGAGCAAACAGCATGTTCCTTTGTGAGGATAATGCGTGTTTGTATTGTTCCTGAAACCCGTCATTCAGGGCCTTCATAGTTCTGCATGTCAACTCTCTTTTACTCTATTCCTTTACATAGTTCAGTTAGGTCAGACTGCAGGCTACTGAGGTGAATTGCTATTCATGTAATGCCACACTCTTTTTTTCTATGTTAACATGCATTCTGATGATGTCATCTCTTTCATAATGATTCCAGATATTTATTGATAGCATAAATTCATCGTTCAGCCACAGCTCAAAGTCACACACTGCAGGtatttaattactgtaatgcaataGTGAAACAATAgtgaaatagaatagaaaatagtaCCCTCTACTGAGGACTTAGAACATGTGCAATGAAATAATTAAGCTAAATAtttaaatcctgtcatcatttactcaccctcatgtcattccgaacctgtatgactttcttctgcagaaaaaagtatgttggtaaacaaacagtttcggctcccactgacttccatagaatggaccaaaaaaaactaaaaaaacaatggaagtcaatggggaccaaaaccaacattcttcaaaatatcttcataggtGTTcgacaggagggtgagtaaatgatgactgaattttcattttggggtgaaatatcccttaatgcatgatttgttttgaatatgacttaaatttcaatgtgttcctcacacaaagctattgtacgGATTCAGAGTATTTCAGGACTGTTTATGATGCTTTCATGGTGCttctttgtcctttttggagcttgataatcctggtcaccatccactttcattgaTTAGGGAGATCATTTCTGCTTTTGTGTTGCATAGAATAAAATAAGACAGAATTTATAGGTAAATTATACGTTTGCCACtattataaaaattttgaaaCAGCATCATGAGCATGGTCTATCTGAAAACCAGTATTATTAGTATATAAACAATCCTTTTTGTTaccagaaataaaatgaaaacaacctgaaattaaataagtaaatattccAGCTAGTTGGCAAGGCAATtgtctaattttaatttaaagtaaaactgatatttaattaaagaaaaaaaaaaaaataaaaaatacttaaaaagaaactaaaatgatactaaaatgacaaaaacgtacgatacaattaataaaactaatataaaaataaaaactgattcaaaatattaataagagcTATAACAGctcaatgatagtaaaataaaacagctgaaaacaTATTAAAACGTTGAATTCAAGTGTTTTTAGGAAGTGAGTGAAGGCCATTGGCTGTCTGGCATCTCTGCTGAGCGTGTTTCCCACAGTACAGCTCCTCATCCACACAGAAATGTCCTCGCTCCATGAGACTAAAGCCACAGTCCCTGCAGGTATAGCACTCCACGTGTCTGTAGCGTCTCTCTCTGATCTTCACCACCTGAGTTCTGCAGCAGGACACACAGACAACTGAGCTAAACATGCCTGTGATCGTCATGCATTCCTGACATGAACTGCACTTTAAAAAACTTAACCTCACTTTTCTTTCTTGAGACAATATGAGCTTAATTGAAAGGTTCTTACACAATGATGTAACCACATCTCTCACAAGTGCGAAACCTTTGACACCGCTGGACCACTCCAGATGGCAGTGATGTTCCTGTAcaattcatgtgtgtttttattacatgAGGCATCCTTAATGCTTTATTCAAGAGGTCTGAATGCAAGAGATGCAGTGAAACGCAACACTCACGTTCTAGTCCCTCCTGTAGTATTCTGAAAGTGTTGGACTGTCTGGGCTGCTGAGGTTGAACTTGCCTTCTCTTGAATCTCATCAGCTCTTCAGGATCAACTGGCCCGTAGCTCCATACTGGATAATTAAAACTCACCCTGAGAAAAGAGTCAAACAGGAATGTGAGTTCAACAGGTATGGGACAAAATGACATGAGCTATGCTCGGAAGAAATGATGCATTTTatgttaacatttataatgttatgaaacatttctatttcaaataaatgatgttctatgtaacctgaaaaaattattaatattaaatgtgaatataaaacaaatacagaaaataacattcataatagtcagaaatgtttctttagcatcaGATCAGGATATTGGAATgattctgcaggatcatgtgacactgaatgatgctcttttcaattacattttatcatACCATTTAGAACAAAATAGTATGTTAACCACTATAaagtatgcatatttttaaaattgtatgcatATAATGTGAAGTATGCAGTAAGTAGTACATTAGTATTCCAAACATAATATTGGTATTACTTTTTCTTGGTAGTCTGCGATTCATATGACACTGTTTGGATACAATCAGATGCAGAGTTATGTCCTGCGGTGAACTCCTGCAACCAATAAacagtggaaataaaaataaacattaactgaaataaaatcacttttttagcTAGCttccaaggcaaaatttctcTAAATAAGCTCAAACTAAAAagtaacacttaaaaaatatatttaaaaaacattaattacaaaaacagcaaGCAAGATTACaaaaacttgaaatgaaaatgaaaagagaaaattgaaaaaattattattataattataattattatattgtactaaaaaaactataatatatagtTGATACGTTGATGTTTAAATAACACTGCCAATAAAACAAGGGGGGGGAAAATTAtttcttcaaataattttttactggACCACAAGATGGCAGCAAAGCCTTCAAAAGACTTGAACAGTAGGTTTTGtctatttaatattgttaaactaAATGTACAAACCTGAATTCAagacaaacattattaaaatgtaaaatgagtgtCTGCATGTTCCCCACCTTATGGTATTGCTTCAGCTGCTCTGGACCGTAGTTTCTCTCCTGTGGGGCTCTGAACACATGAACAATGAGAAACACGTGATGTTGTTTGAAGATATCTCAGTATGGTTCTGGTGCACTGACCTCTTGGACTGGCCCTGTCCTGACTCATGGGTTTGTTTTGGCCGGACTGAGGACTCCTGGGTTGAAGGAAAACAGCAGGAAGTTTCAATACACAAAACAGGATCGTTCTCACTATTCAAACAAGCTGAATAGGCCTTCCCTGTAGCAATATTTAACATTAACAGTATGTTCACAAAGAGCTGGTCAGTTAACTGTATGAATAACTAACCGAATTAAGAGGAAGTCTTGGATCACCACAGCACTGTATGACATCTGTTTTTGCTGGTCTGTAAGATAATAAGAAACTAGGTTATTATGGGTTTCAGTGAAAAGCAACACACACCAGTGTTTgcaaaaattcacattttcaccacaaaaaactaaaatatattatattatatacatatttgaatataaatattcatagaatgttcgttcaaagttatctggtcctTGCAAACACATTATTGCTATTTAACGCTTTTTCTTGACATATTTTAGTTGGAAATTcgtttaacaatttaaaaaatgttactacttgtttcagtaTGTTCACAGAACATTCCAAATGAAATGTTCCCATAATGATTTTGCATAACcaagacaaacatttttaaatcaatttttacaaaCTGGATGTTTTGAACATTCACGGAACATTTTTTTCTTAGGGAAAGGTTTGATagggtttcttttttattttttatttttgtctgctgGGTTTACAGTGTTTTTTGAAATTaggaatttttgttttctttgaaattcTCTTTATTCTCAATGCTCATTGTaattttgaattattcatttttaaatgaacaaaaataaattcaattttttttttctgtattacagTAAGGAGAGTAattttagattattgtaatttGAGTT is a genomic window of Cyprinus carpio isolate SPL01 chromosome B10, ASM1834038v1, whole genome shotgun sequence containing:
- the LOC109098153 gene encoding PDZ and LIM domain protein 2-like; its protein translation is MTLTVSKVCEDSRAGDAGLQVGDGILEINGQDTGAMLNMEARNKIKTSEHQLWLLIKRPAKTDVIQCCGDPRLPLNSESSVRPKQTHESGQGQSKRAPQERNYGPEQLKQYHKEFTAGHNSASDCIQTVSYESQTTKKKVSFNYPVWSYGPVDPEELMRFKRRQVQPQQPRQSNTFRILQEGLERTSLPSGVVQRCQRFRTCERCGYIIVTQVVKIRERRYRHVECYTCRDCGFSLMERGHFCVDEELYCGKHAQQRCQTANGLHSLPKNT